In a genomic window of Meriones unguiculatus strain TT.TT164.6M chromosome 8, Bangor_MerUng_6.1, whole genome shotgun sequence:
- the Ttc38 gene encoding tetratricopeptide repeat protein 38 → MSLRDCQAWKDAGLPLSTTSNEACKLFDATLTQYVKWTNDKSLGGIEGCLSKLKAADPTFAMGHAISNGLVLIGTGSSVKLDKDLDLAVKTMVELSQSQTLTPREQLHVSAVEMFSKGNLPKACDLWEQILQDYPTDMLALKFSHDAFFYLGRLEQMRDSVARVYPFWSPKIPLYSYVKGIYSFGLMETNFYDRAEKLAKEALSIELTDTWSVHTVAHIHEMRAEVKDGLEFMQRTEDNWKDSDMLACHNYWHWALYLIEKGEYEAALTIYDNHILPNLQTSGSMLDVVDSSSMLYRLQMEGVSVGQRWQAILPVIKKHTRDHILLFNDAHFLMASLGAEDLQTTQELLTTLQEASKSPGENYQHQLAKDVGLPLCQALVEAKNGNPDRVLELLLPIRYQIVQIGGSNAQRDVFNQMLIHAAINCTSSVHKNVARSLLMERDALKPNSPLTERLIRKAAAVHLMP, encoded by the exons ATGTCACTGCGAGACTGCCAG GCGTGGAAGGATGCTGGCCTCCCACTCTCAACCACAAGCAATGAAGCCTGCAAGCTGTTTGATGCCACCTTGACCCAG TATGTCAAGTGGACCAATGACAAGAGTCTTGGTGGCATTGAGGGGTGCCTGTCAAAGCTCAAGGCAGCGGATCCAACCTTCG CCATGGGCCATGCCATCTCTAACGGCCTTGTGCTCATTGGCACGGGAAGCTCCGTGAAGCTGGACAAAGACCTGGACCTGGCAGTGAAGACGATGGTGGAACTTTCCCAAAGCCAGACTCTGACACCTCGGGAGCAGCTGCATGTGTCTGCGGTGGAGATGTTTTCCAAGGG GAACTTACCCAAAGCCTGTGATCTCTGGGAACAGATCCTCCAGGACTACCCGACAGACATGTTGGCCTTGAAGTTTTCCCACGATGCCTTCTTTTACCTGGGCCGCCTGGAGCAGATGCGGGATTCCGTGGCTCGAGTTTACCCGTTCTGGAGCCCTAAGATCCCCCTTTACAG TTACGTGAAAGGCATCTATTCTTTTGGACTGATGGAAACCAACTTCTATGACAGGGCAGAAAAGCTTGCCAAAGAG GCTTTATCTATCGAGCTGACGGACACATGGTCAGTGCACACTGTTGCCCATATACATGAGATGAGGGCAGAGGTCAAAGACGGGCTGGAGTTCATGCAGCGTACCGAAGACAACTGGAAG GACTCTGATATGCTCGCTTGCCATAACTATTGGCACTGGGCCCTGTACTTGATTGAGAAG GGAGAATATGAGGCCGCACTAACCATCTATGACAACCAC ATTCTCCCCAACCTGCAGACCAGTGGATCCATGCTGGATGTGGTGGACAGCTCCTCCATGCTCTACCGTCTTCAGATGGAAG gGGTGTCTGTTGGCCAGCGGTGGCAGGCTATTCTACCTGTGATCAAGAAGCATACTCGAGACCACATCCTTCTGTTCAACGATGCTCACTTCCTGATGGCCTCCCTGGGTGCAGAGGACCTCCAGACCACACAGGAGCTGCTGACTACCCTTCAGGAGGCCAGCAA GTCCCCAGGGGAGAACTACCAGCACCAGTTGGCGAAAGACGTGGGGCTGCCCCTGTGCCAGGCCCTTGTGGAGGCCAAGAACGGGAACCCTGATCGAGTGTTAGAACTGCTCTTGCCAATCCGCTACCAAATCGTCCAGATTGGGGGCAGCAATGCCCAG AGAGATGTCTTCAACCAGATGCTGATTCATGCAGCCATCAACTGCACCTCCAGCGTCCATAAGAATGTGGCCCG GAGTCTTCTGATGGAGCGTGATGCGTTGAAACCCAACTCACCTCTGACTGAGCGGCTTATCCGAAAGGCAGCCGCTGTTCATCTTATGCCGTGA
- the Pkdrej gene encoding polycystin family receptor for egg jelly, giving the protein MWPGPALLLLGLGLGLGSQPPSLGPRGLLRCAPGLGQDEESSVGGDGTGGPSPRTAPRRALPTLPRRCPSGTATRVLLKVNSSDPADTTATASCQTATCTMKPVKINRNHQNAPLTLSRKEEVTLKVTMSWDCPGAMDVSKRWLYFSVASVNDTPDWNRPVLLPQVRETNFSSIHIPKSALPYGVYVFNFTLSIIRCDPTLPPLTSSDSIYIWVKKRSLEAILSGAANMTVNFSDELILNGSMSHDPEADIPTEGLQFFWYCTTNPRHYGGNFTLVTNQDVCHPEQDALDWPWAMGSVLTILPETLRGDDVYYFRMVVRKQNRIAYADKTVRVLKGPQPKAIILCIENCEPTLVVSDRFSLFLDCTGCASQDFYSWSILSQSGHEVMFDWAGQAVTRRNGAYLSIKAFAFRNFLESGFWVSLHLISWSGVTMTLRHPFVINHGPQIGKCTINPAKGISMVTKFVVECSDFKDKNLPLKYKIIVADLDSTGEISSVEENTLGTIAYLGTQSTTPAFFLPVGMVANRYNVRLYAQVYDSLGSFSQVTLQATVQMPTVRDSSKDVLQQLLSFTMDPGSPLSASLQKQDWLPMGYSLYVVASVLNSIERELKFQRDRTHLLERLLGQSFVPSMSTLDEICQVVMVITKLTQNVSDFGQVVLTDATLRLWQANQALQAHQHKIKHSHSRQIEIVAAGILSGLSNILKWINPYSVFQDPFFVVESLSDTILANKVPGSKITELRTSSFKMYVEKVENWDVFKTFRNETRCPNCLQSTLNTSRVPGLPSKAPVSIMFCEFTDDPFPWLTYPENISADVVGFRMTGATDNDGTIEITPDVAEVYLVRKDLTISSFSLMVGPGMESAGFSKMTTGGISFEVDSRGIGEVMVHVVTDVTVLFKALVYAGSQITPTNLVAIFLVPHDIPPIATWRGPFDPTCPVKEARVVCLPSSMLRIIAQHSRSFRYNISVILQAPRFVFKPTNKLVRISLFTVHCLDMDGIQSDWRGGTCVLGEKTTWEKVHCVCRSVAQSRRQLTSVKLAYPHLQTRFVTAKVIMIPNPVDLQPKIISNLNKNPAAFLVVLFIMVLYVILALWALHRDAMDQYLRDPVVILTDNDPFDNICYLITIFTGSRWGSSTRANVFIQLMGTESTSDVHCLSHPYFRTLSRGSINTFLLTTKNDLGDINSIHVWHDNEGKAPSWYLSRIKVENLFSRRSWLFMCRRWLSVDTSLDATFSITNLDEPLRKRDFFLIDLSHKLEKTHMWFSIFTDVVPKPFNRLQRLSCCLAVLLSSLVCNIMFLNLNRKEQTESRQGLIIKSGIESVLITIPVQLLITFFFTYSQKEAQVNLDEVAPQEHPLMSEESLFWRERLNKWHEYEMKALPSEASKSTSASRGELLKITFRTSQKSKKAGSKVLDTQRSNKNFSNNNLEDTEDILSKASSTQLDITQPIKNKTQIIPPSWCVYIAWFLVFATSGISSFFIVFYGLAYGYEESVEWFIASFCSLCQSVFIVQPCKILLRSGIRTKNPKYCKNLPWSSKYHYTEIRLQETRMTLEEMQQLHEDMDYIRGLSIYQPITLDKLQILKRKKRIRRRSLLFLSYLMTHFIFLTLLLLLIVSLHHNDSFYYNRFIRQRFSVDLATVVKLRDIYTWLSSVFLPLLHNDLDPTFLPDSSSKILGLPLMRQVRAKPSNETCLLAKKFGQSSIAGEIHCHPHYGIDPEDTHQYSSAWNEAGKPSAYDTSNGFTYKPPGKKWVYYSYGTLNTYGSGGYVFYFFPKRQMLNSTLRLTELEGKNWLDEMTWAVIVELTTLNPDASLMCTVSVVFEVSPLGVVNSSLSVYAFSLADFSRGTSAKIYLYAAILMFFCAYIVDEGYIIMREKASYLRSVYNLLNLSLKCTFSLWAVLFLQKHLLATSMVWLYLNDPEAFIPFHAVSRLDHFMKISLAFLLFLTILKTLRYSRFFYDVRLAQKAILAALPGICHMALVVSVYSFMYVAFGYLVFGQHEWNYSNMIHATQTIFSYCVSAFQNTEFSSNKVLGVLFLSSFMLMMICIFINLFQAVILSAYDEMKQHVYEEPSDEAEAITYLCDKIRSGFDFLTFRSRDRDQSDFFIDMLYGQPEKNNRRLLGLKTRNINGKKRIYLVV; this is encoded by the coding sequence ATGTGGCCAGGCCCCGCGCTGCTgctcctgggcctgggcctgggtcTGGGCAGCCAGCCGCCATCCCTCGGCCCTCGCGGACTGCTCAGGTGCGCCCCGGGGTTGGGGCAGGACGAGGAGAGCAGCGTCGGGGGTGATGGCACCGGTGGCCCGTCCCCGCGCACAGCCCCGCGCCGCGCCCTCCCTACGCTGCCCCGTAGATGTCCCTCGGGCACAGCCACGAGGGTCCTCCTGAAAGTCAACTCCTCGGACCCCGCAGATACCACGGCTACGGCGTCTTGCCAGACGGCCACCTGTACCATGAAGCCGGTGAAGATCAACAGGAACCACCAGAACGCTCCCCTTACCctgagcaggaaggaggaagTCACCCTCAAGGTCACTATGTCCTGGGACTGCCCAGGAGCCATGGATGTTAGCAAGCGCTGGCTCTACTTTTCAGTGGCTTCTGTGAACGACACACCCGATTGGAACCGACCTGTGCTCCTGCCTCAGGTACGGGAGACTAATTTTTCCTCCATCCACATCCCCAAATCTGCCCTGCCTTATGGAGTATATGTGTTTAACTTCACGCTGTCCATCATCAGGTGTGACCCCACCTTGCCCCCGCTGACAAGCTCGGATAGCATCTACATTTGGGTTAAAAAACGCTCCCTGGAGGCTATTCTTTCTGGAGCGGCCAACATGACTGTGAATTTCTCTGATGAACTGATTCTGAATGGAAGCATGTCCCATGACCCAGAGGCAGACATTCCCACAGAGGGACTCCAGTTTTTTTGGTACTGTACCACAAATCCAAGACACTATGGTGGCAACTTCACATTAGTAACCAACCAGGATGTCTGTCACCCAGAGCAGGATGCGCTGGATTGGCCTTGGGCAATGGGCTCTGTACTGACCATTCTGCCAGAAACTCTTAGGGGCGATGATGTGTATTACTTCAGAATGGTGGTacggaaacaaaacagaattgcaTATGCCGATAAAACTGTACGGGTACTCAAAGGACCTCAACCTAAGGCTATAATTTTATGCATTGAAAATTGTGAGCCCACTTTAGTTGTATCAGAtagattttctctgtttctggaTTGTACAGGCTGTGCCAGCCAGGATTTCTATAGCTGGTCCATTTTGTCTCAATCGGGTCATGAAGTGATGTTTGACTGGGCAGGGCAAGCTGTCACCAGGAGGAACGGGGCTTATTTGTCTATAAAAGCTTTTGCCTTTAGGAATTTTTTGGAAAGTGGGTTTTGGGTTTCTCTGCATCTAATTTCTTGGAGTGGTGTGACCATGACTTTGAGACATCCTTTTGTCATTAACCATGGCCCTCAAATTGGCAAGTGCACGATTAATCCAGCGAAAGGGATTTCGATGGTTACTAAATTTGTTGTTGAGTGTAGTGATTTTAAGGATAAGAACCTCCCCCTTAAGTATAAAATAATAGTAGCTGATTTGGACAGCACTGGAGAAATCAGTTCAGTGGAGGAGAATACGCTGGGGACTATCGCGTATTTAGGGACACAGTCTACAACACCTGCCTTCTTTCTCCCTGTGGGGATGGTGGCAAATCGCTACAATGTGAGGCTGTATGCCCAGGTCTATGACTCACTAGGGTCCTTCTCTCAAGTGACTTTGCAAGCCACTGTACAGATGCCAACTGTCAGGGACTCTTCAAAGGACGTTTTACAACAGCTGCTCAGCTTCACCATGGATCCAGGGTCACCACTGTCTGCTTCTCTTCAAAAGCAGGACTGGTTACCCATGGGCTACTCACTCTACGTGGTGGCTTCCGTCTTGAATAGCATAGAAAGGGAGCTCAAATTCCAACGCGACAGAACCCATCTCCTGGAGCGCCTCCTCGGCCAGTCTTTTGTGCCGTCTATGAGCACGCTGGATGAAATTTGCCAGGTGGTAATGGTGATTACCAAACTAACACAGAATGTCTCCGACTTCGGCCAAGTGGTTTTAACGGATGCCACGTTACGGCTGTGGCAAGCAAACCAAGCCCTGCAAGCACACCAACACAAAATCAAACACTCTCACTCCCGGCAGATTGAAATCGTGGCGGCTGGCATCCTAAGCGGCCTGTCTAACATTCTTAAGTGGATTAACCCCTACAGTGTGTTCCAAGATCCCTTCTTTGTAGTAGAATCTCTCTCAGACACAATCCTGGCTAACAAGGTGCCGGGTAGCAAAATCACAGAACTAAGGACCAGCAGCTTCAAAATGTATGTGGAGAAAGTTGAAAACTGGGATGTTTTTAAGACCTTCAGAAATGAGACACGCTGCCCAAACTGCCTCCAATCGACACTGAACACAAGCAGGGTTCCCGGGCTACCTTCAAAGGCTCCAGTTTCTATTATGTTCTGTGAGTTCACAGATGACCCCTTTCCTTGGCTGACTTACCCGGAAAACATTTCTGCAGATGTGGTTGGGTTCAGGATGACAGGAGCCACAGATAATGACGGCACCATAGAGATCACACCCGATGTAGCAGAAGTGTATCTGGTCAGAAAAGATTTGACCATTTCCAGTTTTAGCCTTATGGTGGGACCAGGCATGGAAAGTGCTGGGTTCTCAAAGATGACAACAGGTGGAATTAGTTTTGAGGTGGACAGCAGAGGGATTGGGGAGGTAATGGTCCATGTTGTCACAGACGTGACAGTGTTGTTCAAGGCCTTGGTATATGCAGGCAGTCAGATCACCCCCACCAATCTGGTGGCCATTTTCCTCGTACCTCATGACATCCCTCCCATTGCCACATGGAGGGGCCCGTTTGACCCAACCTGCCCAGTCAAGGAGGCCCGTGTGGTTTGTCTGCCATCATCCATGCTTCGAATCATAGCTCAGCACAGCCGTTCATTCAGGTATAACATATCTGTGATCCTACAGGCACCTCGTTTTGTCTTCAAGCCTACTAACAAGTTGGTGAGAATTTCTCTGTTCACGGTTCACTGTTTGGATATGGATGGGATCCAGAGTGACTGGCGAGGAGGCACCTGCGTGTTGGGTGAGAAGACCACATGGGAAAAAGTTCACTGTGTCTGCAGGAGCGTGGCACAGAGCCGGCGGCAGCTGACCTCTGTCAAGCTGGCCTACCCTCACCTACAGACCCGCTTTGTGACTGCTAAGGTGATCATGATCCCCAACCCTGTGGATCTGCAGCCAAAGATCATTAGCAACCTTAACAAAAACCCTGCGGCCTTCCTGGTTGTGCTTTTCATTATGGTTCTGTATGTTATTCTGGCTCTCTGGGCCTTGCACAGGGATGCGATGGATCAGTATCTCCGGGACCCTGTGGTAATACTGACCGATAATGATCCTTTTGATAACATATGCTACCTGATAACCATCTTTACTGGGAGTCGTTGGGGGTCCAGCACCAGAGCCAATGTCTTTATCCAGCTTATGGGAACAGAGAGTACCAGTGATGTGCACTGTTTAAGCCATCCATATTTTAGAACTCTCTCCCGAGGAAGCATCAACACTTTCCTCCTAACAACAAAAAATGACTTAGGGGACATCAATTCCATTCACGTGTGGCATGACAATGAGGGCAAAGCGCCTAGCTGGTACTTAAGCCGAATCAAAGTAGAAAATCTCTTCAGCAGACGCAGCTGGCTGTTTATGTGCCGGAGGTGGCTCTCTGTGGACACCAGTTTGGATGCAACATTTTCCATCACCAACCTGGATGAGCCTCTAAGGAAGAGAGACTTCTTCCTGATTGACTTGAGTCATAAGCTTGAGAAAACCCACATGTGGTTCTCCATTTTCACCGACGTGGTCCCCAAACCATTCAACAGGCTCCAGAGGCTGTCCTGCTGCTTGGCCGTATTGTTAAGCTCTCTCGTTTGTAATATCATGTTTTTAAATCTGAACAGAAAAGAGCAAACTGAGTCCAGACAGGGGCTTATCATCAAGTCAGGAATCGAAAGTGTCTTAATCACAATCCCCGTGCAATTATTGATAACCTTTTTCTTCACCTATTCCCAGAAGGAAGCTCAAGTGAATCTAGATGAAGTGGCACCTCAGGAGCATCCACTGATGTCAGAGGAGAGTCTGTTCTGGAGAGAGAGATTGAACAAATGGCATGAGTATGAAATGAAAGCTCTCCCCAGTGAAGCTTCCAAGTCCACCTCTGCTTCCAGGGGAGAGCTTTTAAAGATCACCTTCAGAACCTCACAGAAGAGTAAGAAAGCAGGCAGCAAAGTCCTGGATACCCAGAGGTCCAATAAAAACTTCAGTAACAATAACCTAGAAGACACTGAAGATATCCTTTCAAAAGCCTCCTCTACCCAACTAGATATCACTCAGCCCATTAAAAATAAGACCCAGATTATCCCGCCCAGCTGGTGTGTTTATATAGCCTGGTTTTTGGTGTTTGCCACTTCTGGCATATCATCATTCTTTATCGTATTTTATGGCTTGGCTTATGGCTATGAAGAGTCAGTAGAGTGGTTCATTGCATCTTTCTGTTCTTTATGTCAGTCTGTGTTCATCGTACAACCGTGCAAGATTCTACTGAGGTCAGGCATCAGGACAAAAAACCCCAAGTACTGTAAGAACCTCCCATGGTCCAGCAAGTACCATTATACAGAAATCAGGCTGCAGGAGACAAGGATGACGCTGGAAGAGATGCAGCAGCTCCATGAGGATATGGACTACATCCGAGGCTTGAGCATATACCAGCCCATCACCCTGGACAAACTCCAAATActcaagaggaagaagaggatcaGGAGGCGGTCCCTCTTGTTCTTGAGCTACCTCATGACGCACTTCATATTTCTGACCCTTCTCCTGCTACTCATCGTCTCACTGCACCATAATGACAGCTTCTACTATAACCGCTTCATTCGCCAACGGTTCTCCGTGGACCTTGCCACAGTGGTGAAGCTGCGAGATATCTACACATGGCTCAGCAGTGTGTTCCTGCCTTTGCTACACAATGACCTGGACCCAACGTTCCTCCCGGACAGCTCATCCAAGATCCTTGGCCTTCCACTCATGAGGCAAGTGAGGGCCAAACCTAGCAACGAAACATGTCTGTTGGCCAAGAAGTTTGGGCAGAGCAGCATTGCAGGAGAAATCCATTGTCACCCACACTATGGCATTGACCCAGAAGACACGCATCAGTATTCCAGTGCTTGGAATGAGGCTGGCAAGCCATCCGCATACGACACCAGCAACGGGTTTACTTATAAGCCTCCAGGGAAGAAGTGGGTGTATTATTCCTATGGAACACTAAACACATATGGATCTGGAGGGTATGTCTTCTACTTCTTTCCAAAACGACAGATGTTGAATTCCACGCTGAGGCTCACGGAGCTCGAGGGAAAGAACTGGCTCGATGAGATGACGTGGGCTGTGATTGTGGAACTCACCACCCTGAATCCAGACGCCAGTCTGATGTGCACTGTTTCAGTTGTATTCGAGGTCTCTCCCTTGGGGGTGGTCAACTCCAGCCTCTCTGTCTACGCCTTCTCACTGGCTGATTTCAGCAGAGGGACATCGGCAAAGATCTACCTGTACGCAGCCATTCTCATGTTCTTCTGTGCCTACATCGTGGATGAGGGCTACATCATCATGCGAGAAAAAGCCTCCTATTTGAGGAGCGTGTACAACTTGCTCAACCTGTCTCTGAAGTGCACCTTCAGTCTGTGGGCAgtgttgttcttgcagaagcACCTCCTGGCCACCAGCATGGTCTGGCTTTACCTGAATGACCCTGAAGCCTTCATCCCCTTCCATGCTGTTTCTCGGCTTGATCACTTCATGAAGATCAGCTTGGCTTTCCTGCTGTTTCTGACCATCCTGAAGACACTCAGGTATTCCAGGTTCTTCTATGATGTGCGCCTGGCTCAGAAGGCCATCCTGGCTGCCCTTCCTGGCATCTGCCACATGGCTTTGGTGGTATCTGTGTATTCCTTCATGTATGTGGCCTTTGGGTACCTAGTGTTCGGACAGCACGAATGGAATTACAGCAACATGATTCATGCCACCCAAACCATCTTCTCCTACTGTGTATCAGCCTTTCAGAACACTGAATTTTCCAGCAACAAGGTTCTTGGGGTCCTATTTCTGTCATCCTTTATGTTGATGATGATTTGTATCTTCATCAACTTGTTTCAGGCAGTAATTCTGTCTGCCTATGACGAGATGAAGCAGCATGTGTATGAGGAGCCATCTGATGAGGCAGAGGCCATAACCTATCTGTGTGACAAGATAAGATCTGGGTTCGACTTTCTCACCTTCAGATCTAGGGACAGGGACCAATCCGACTTCTTCATCGACATGCTGTATGGGCAGCCGGAGAAGAACAATCGCCGTTTACTGGGCCTGAAGACCAGAAACATCAATGGGAAGAAAAGGATTTATCTTGTTGTCTGA